From the Microscilla marina ATCC 23134 genome, one window contains:
- a CDS encoding MarC family protein translates to MSELINSFLFLVAVLDPIGSVPVYLEATKDFDKKHKKKIAVRASFIAFMILLAFIVIGQFFLEGMSITLDAFRISGGLILFLFSLTMIFGESKPESEKQLITDYKHVTIFPIAIPSIASPGAIMSVVILTDNHIYTIEQQIVTTLLVALVVFLTALILLAAVAVQKRIGDYGIIIISKVMGLILASYAVQNILSGLKNFFMSVK, encoded by the coding sequence ATGAGCGAGTTAATTAATAGTTTTCTTTTTCTTGTAGCAGTACTCGACCCCATTGGTTCTGTGCCTGTTTATTTGGAAGCGACTAAAGATTTTGACAAGAAGCATAAAAAGAAAATAGCTGTGAGGGCTTCATTCATTGCTTTTATGATTCTATTGGCTTTTATTGTTATTGGGCAGTTTTTTTTAGAAGGCATGTCCATCACTCTTGATGCCTTTAGAATATCGGGCGGATTGATTTTATTTTTATTTTCGCTTACCATGATTTTTGGTGAAAGCAAGCCTGAGTCAGAAAAACAACTGATTACTGATTATAAACACGTGACGATATTTCCTATTGCTATTCCTTCTATAGCTTCTCCGGGGGCTATTATGTCGGTGGTAATATTGACCGATAACCACATCTATACTATAGAACAACAAATAGTTACCACCCTACTGGTGGCTTTGGTGGTTTTTCTTACTGCCCTTATATTGCTTGCCGCTGTGGCAGTACAAAAAAGAATTGGAGACTATGGTATCATTATCATTAGTAAGGTAATGGGGCTGATCCTGGCTTCTTATGCGGTGCAAAATATTTTGAGTGGCTTGAAAAACTTCTTTATGTCGGTAAAGTAG
- a CDS encoding OmpA family protein, whose product MKKGVLLIIILMCSMWVQAQRTRLRKANVEFTKFNYKEAIKLYETYLAKNSSNKEAQENLAHSYRKVNDSKNAEKWYSVVVNHPNTNPTNKLYYAQALAMNGRYKESRKWYKIYAKEVGHDERGHVFEQTYKNLAQFYEDASKYEVRLAPFNSKKADFSPMFYRNGIVFCSSREPDEDKRKDKKEKHGWNGDRFLDLYYTRGGVTSPEPFHKDLNSRYHEGPLSFYNGENSVVFTRNNYYNGKFKKSKEGINKLKLYLATIVSDKFAEITEFPYNDDEYSVGHPTLSSDGTTLYFVSDMPGSLGGTDIFKSTLQAGQWGPPQNLGSSINTKGNEMFPFLDADNNLFFASNGHAGLGGLDIFLARNINGHFAPPENLGAPVNSSKDDFGFIMDTDKNEGYFSSNRDGGVGDDDIYYFKLHPCKIAAVVVDSVTGRMIDRAHLEIHEEDTKKQVIHVNASKYLFTLQTKIRTNYLITASKEGYVPKTIEITHQQLIDCKNQDRKIVDTIKIALGPPIIARKTGKPSRGGNILRTPPGRGWDSTKVIQVKTIYYDLDKYFIRPDAVKTLDELLVILYRNPKMRIGLSSHTDSRNTSKYNVQLSQRRSQSALQYLVSRGISPQRIIVDWFGETKLVTPCPDGVPCNETQHQLNRRTEVLVLEE is encoded by the coding sequence ATGAAAAAAGGAGTCTTGCTTATTATTATTTTAATGTGCTCGATGTGGGTACAGGCACAACGTACCCGTTTGCGTAAAGCAAATGTCGAGTTTACAAAATTTAATTACAAAGAGGCCATTAAGTTATACGAAACCTACTTGGCAAAAAACTCTAGTAATAAAGAGGCACAAGAGAACCTGGCGCATTCTTATCGGAAGGTAAATGACAGTAAAAATGCTGAAAAATGGTATTCAGTGGTAGTAAACCACCCTAATACCAACCCTACCAACAAGTTGTATTATGCCCAGGCATTGGCCATGAATGGACGTTACAAAGAGTCGAGAAAGTGGTATAAAATATACGCCAAAGAAGTTGGGCATGACGAACGTGGGCATGTATTTGAACAAACCTATAAAAACCTGGCGCAGTTTTATGAAGATGCCAGTAAATATGAGGTAAGGCTGGCACCATTTAATTCAAAAAAGGCAGACTTTAGCCCTATGTTTTACCGTAATGGCATCGTATTTTGCTCTAGTAGAGAGCCTGATGAGGATAAAAGAAAAGATAAAAAAGAAAAACATGGGTGGAACGGTGATCGTTTCCTGGATTTGTACTATACCAGGGGAGGAGTGACTTCTCCCGAACCCTTTCACAAGGACCTTAATTCTCGTTACCATGAAGGACCTTTGAGTTTTTATAATGGAGAGAACTCGGTAGTATTTACCCGGAATAATTATTACAATGGCAAGTTTAAAAAGAGTAAAGAAGGGATAAATAAATTGAAGCTTTACCTTGCTACCATAGTGAGCGATAAGTTTGCTGAGATTACCGAGTTTCCTTACAACGATGACGAGTATTCGGTAGGACACCCCACCTTAAGCAGCGATGGCACTACGTTGTATTTTGTATCTGACATGCCTGGTTCGCTTGGAGGAACCGATATTTTTAAGAGTACGCTTCAGGCAGGACAATGGGGACCACCCCAAAACCTGGGCTCTAGCATTAACACCAAAGGAAATGAAATGTTTCCGTTTTTAGACGCCGATAATAACTTGTTTTTTGCGTCTAATGGGCATGCTGGACTGGGTGGACTGGACATATTTCTTGCACGTAATATCAATGGACATTTTGCCCCTCCTGAAAACCTGGGTGCTCCTGTGAATAGCAGCAAAGATGATTTTGGCTTTATCATGGACACTGATAAAAACGAAGGATACTTTAGCTCTAATCGTGACGGGGGAGTGGGAGACGATGATATTTATTACTTTAAGCTACATCCCTGTAAAATAGCTGCGGTAGTGGTAGACTCTGTGACAGGCAGAATGATTGATCGGGCTCACCTTGAAATCCACGAAGAAGATACCAAGAAACAGGTCATTCATGTAAACGCAAGCAAGTACTTGTTTACTCTACAAACTAAAATACGCACGAACTATTTGATTACTGCTTCGAAAGAGGGGTATGTGCCCAAAACCATAGAAATTACCCATCAACAATTGATTGATTGTAAAAACCAAGACCGTAAAATAGTAGATACTATTAAAATTGCCTTGGGTCCACCTATCATTGCACGCAAAACAGGCAAGCCAAGCAGGGGAGGCAATATATTGCGGACGCCACCAGGCAGAGGTTGGGACTCTACCAAGGTTATTCAGGTAAAAACAATCTATTATGACTTAGACAAATACTTTATCCGGCCAGACGCAGTAAAAACCCTGGATGAGCTCTTGGTTATTTTGTATCGAAACCCAAAAATGCGAATTGGGCTTTCGTCGCATACTGACTCGCGAAATACGTCTAAATACAATGTGCAATTGTCGCAAAGACGCTCGCAGTCAGCGCTGCAATATTTAGTGAGTCGTGGCATTAGCCCCCAACGCATTATCGTGGACTGGTTTGGTGAAACAAAATTAGTTACCCCTTGCCCAGACGGTGTACCTTGTAACGAAACTCAGCATCAGCTCAACCGACGCACCGAGGTGCTTGTGCTTGAAGAGTAG
- a CDS encoding potassium channel family protein gives MPYLLDNLYNRRFSVFLCSFLVLIFGDLFLPMQDKNLVQTILLVQNIAFSFILFIREPIKIKRLVGAVFLVTIIIRLIPLIGYDGSLGFALIYIIYFTLISYEILKALQKQQAVGLEMISAAFCGYILLGVLASIVFFTMDRSSEAFTSTAVNKEYADYLYFSFITLLTIGYGDIIPTSELSQKLVIIVALIGHFYTVFVMAVVIGKFLSSSDKSS, from the coding sequence ATGCCTTATTTGTTAGATAACCTGTACAATCGCCGTTTTTCGGTTTTTCTGTGTAGCTTTTTAGTACTTATATTCGGCGATTTATTCCTGCCTATGCAGGATAAAAACCTGGTACAAACCATTTTATTGGTACAAAATATTGCCTTTAGTTTCATTCTTTTTATCCGTGAGCCCATTAAAATAAAACGATTAGTGGGAGCGGTATTTTTGGTAACCATCATTATCCGATTGATTCCCCTCATTGGTTATGATGGGTCGCTTGGGTTTGCCCTGATTTATATCATTTACTTTACCCTAATCAGTTATGAAATACTCAAGGCTTTGCAAAAACAACAGGCGGTAGGATTGGAAATGATCAGTGCCGCCTTCTGTGGTTATATACTGCTGGGTGTTTTAGCCAGCATTGTGTTCTTTACTATGGATCGCTCGTCAGAAGCCTTTACCAGCACTGCAGTCAATAAAGAGTATGCAGATTACCTTTATTTTAGTTTTATCACACTTTTAACCATTGGCTATGGTGACATTATTCCCACCTCTGAACTGTCTCAAAAGCTAGTTATTATTGTAGCATTGATTGGTCATTTTTACACCGTATTTGTAATGGCAGTAGTCATTGGCAAATTTTTGAGCTCATCGGATAAGTCGTCTTAA